From Lytechinus variegatus isolate NC3 chromosome 16, Lvar_3.0, whole genome shotgun sequence, the proteins below share one genomic window:
- the LOC121430078 gene encoding beta-1,4-galactosyltransferase 5-like, translated as MMICWRSLRRTIHNPFVFISIVCIYGIYSFFHGFRGGLVPRRNLFENQKELDKLNEKRTYPFENHRGRRNRTVRTRADVNAQMYRVSNGTEYDDFVSSKASWQGNGESEDATQKVGVSCKLGLRRELNSQFQSHTEDVDLGIVEDSIFGNKRTSVVLYVARMRAILDHVMNRLPSSRFINHDGYRRENERGIQIGNYTYYAGGHWVPLDCEPRWKVAIVIPFRNRHKHLSILIRNLVPLLKLQNLEFRIFVSEQDNDMIFNRGLMKNIGYLEALRFGRWDCVVFHDIDQIPMKGANYYGCDGMPRHFCARPEEMGFRPAYELLFGGVVGVTEEQMAKSNGYSNFYWGWGGEDDDLLKRLYSSGYKPTRDLREGFYRSLNHTKKTENEMCDEAYCLLDNYQKRMPWDGVNNITYTASRLKLSLLYTQISVDVRRAKWNSGFSPCSITETVVDTDESVR; from the exons ATGAT GATATGTTGGCGAAGTCTAAGGAGGACCATACACAACCCCTTCGTGTTCATCAGTATTGTATGTATCTATGGAATCTACTCATTTTTTCATGGATTTCGTGGTGGTTTGGTACCCAGGAGAAACCTATTTGAAAACCAAAAGG AGTTGgacaaattgaatgaaaaaagaacATATCCCTTCGAAAACCATAGAGGGCGGCGTAACAGAACAGTAAGAACGAGGGCAGATGTGAATGCTCAGATGTACAGGGTTTCAAATGGCACCGAATATGACGACTTTGTCTCCTCAAAAGCAAGTTGGCAGGGGAATG GTGAAAGTGAAGATGCAACCCAAAAAGTTGGTGTTTCTTGCAAGCTTGGATTGAGGAGAG AGCTCAATAGCCAGTTCCAATCTCACACCGAGGATGTGGACCTTGGAATCGTAGAAGATTCCATCTTCGGCAACAAGAGAACCAGCGTCGTGCTTTACGTGGCGAGGATGCGCGCCATCTTGGACCACGTCATGAATAGACTTCCATCCAGTCGTTTTATCAACCATGATGGATACAGGCGAGAGAACGAGCGGGGAATACAAATAGGAAACTACACGTATTATGCTGGCGGGCACTGGGTGCCACTGGATTGTGAGCCTAGATGGAAG GTAGCTATTGTAATCCCGTTCAGGAATCGACATAAGCATCTGTCTATCTTGATTCGAAACCTCGTACCTCTTCTAAAATTACAAAATCTCGAGTTCAGGATATTCGTCTCGGAACAG GACAACGATATGATATTCAATCGTGGGTTGATGAAGAACATTGGGTATCTGGAGGCTCTCCGGTTCGGCCGATGGGACTGTGTTGTATTCCACGATATAGACCAGATCCCGATGAAAGGGGCGAATTACTACGGCTGTGACGGCATGCCAAGGCATTTCTGTGCAAGGCCGGAGGAAATGGGATTCAg acccgcgTACGAACTTTTATTCGGAGGAGTTGTGGGAGTGACAGAAGAACAGATGGCAAAATCAAACGGCTATTCCAACTTCTACTGGGGTTGGGGAGGAGAAGATGACGATTTATTAAAACGACTGTACAGCAGCGGCTACAAACCGACACGTGACCTACGTGAAGGATTCTATAGGTCGCTCAACCatacaaagaaaacagaaaacgAAATGTGCGATGAGGC ATACTGTCTTCTGGATAACTACCAAAAGCGAATGCCGTGGGATGGAGTGAACAACATAACATACACCGCCAGCCGACTGAAGCTATCACTCCTTTATACTCAAATTTCTGTTGATGTCAGACGTGCGAAGTGGAACAGTGGTTTTAGTCCGTGCTCGATAACTGAAACTGTGGTGGACACTGATGAAAGTGTGAGATGA
- the LOC121429962 gene encoding cholecystokinin receptor type A-like — translation MSTEGDVVYIHEVQLSNRSAMTDGDGCPLEMGNYSIVAYADEYLYPPGEAVLITVIMPIIWAIGAISNIAFIFVVARIRRMRTVTNFYLLNLAVADIMFLCCAVGEKLGRYAASPIYNDQFNLKPVGCVLVNFFVQLSFYGSIFLVTLVTLEKYYAVCRPVQHRLISGNKRTIRTIAAAWLLAIAFAAILIPAWANWTRSCLNWPDIEKYNSLPKIFATCRPLSVTYAYFSNGMQTIPFFVVLVLNLLMYVFIIRAVNTRVVARENHLASSVARRVRIRDQVVRMLVVNGIIFFICLAPLQIFSFASMIIGILEAVTDSSFVINHEEQILWTCRIFSYINSAINPFVYAFTNPRYRQAFMEAFACCHSLKRHLLKKARVQENGSSNVSTDQTATMKRLQIRKESMATTDSQLSKSRSPSIIANDVAI, via the coding sequence ATGTCGACCGAAGGCGACGTGGTTTATATACACGAGGTACAGTTGAGTAATCGTTCTGCCATGACTGACGGAGATGGATGTCCGCTAGAGATGGGTAATTATTCGATCGTAGCTTATGCAGACGAATACCTTTACCCACCTGGTGAGGCGGTcctcatcaccgtcatcatgcCGATTATTTGGGCCATCGGCGCCATATCCAATATTGCCTTCATTTTCGTCGTAGCGCGCATCCGTCGCATGCGTACCGTCACCAACTTCTACCTCCTCAATCTGGCCGTCGCGGACATCATGTTTTTGTGTTGTGCAGTTGGAGAAAAGCTGGGCCGTTATGCAGCGTCCCCAATTTACAATGATCAGTTCAACCTGAAGCCAGTCGGATGCGTGCTCGTCAACTTCTTCGTACAGCTCTCCTTCTATGGCTCCATCTTTTTGGTTACTCTGGTCACCCTCGAGAAGTACTACGCAGTGTGTCGACCTGTCCAACACCGGCTTATCAGTGGGAATAAACGAACGATCCGGACCATAGCGGCGGCGTGGTTACTGGCAATTGCTTTCGCAGCAATCCTCATTCCAGCATGGGCAAACTGGACCCGGAGTTGTTTGAATTGGCCGGATATTGAAAAGTACAACTCCTTACCAAAAATATTCGCCACCTGCCGCCCATTGTCTGTCACGTATGCTTATTTCAGCAACGGTATGCAAACAATACCGTTTTTCGTCGTCTTGGTTCTTAACCTCCTTATGTATGTGTTTATCATACGCGCTGTTAATACGCGCGTAGTTGCACGCGAAAATCACCTTGCGTCTTCTGTCGCACGTAGAGTACGGATACGTGACCAGGTAGTGCGTATGCTCGTTGTAAATGGCATCATATTCTTCATTTGCCTCGCTCCGCTACAGATCTTTTCGTTCGCCTCGATGATTATCGGCATATTGGAGGCTGTTACGGACAGCAGTTTCGTCATCAATCATGAGGAACAGATTCTCTGGACATGCCGTATCTTCTCCTACATCAATTCGGCCATCAACCCATTCGTGTATGCATTCACCAACCCGAGGTACCGACAGGCATTTATGGAGGCATTTGCATGTTGTCATTCCCTAAAACGCCATCTGCTGAAGAAGGCAAGGGTCCAAGAGAATGGATCAAGTAATGTCAGCACGGATCAGACTGCCACCATGAAGCGATTACAAATCCGCAAGGAGTCGATGGCCACAACCGATTCCCAACTGTCGAAAAGTCGCTCCCCATCGATTATCGCAAACGATGTTGCAATTTAA